CCGGGCTTTCCCGATCGCGACGTTGGGCGGCACATCCTTGGGGCAGACCTTGTTGCAGTTGGTGTAGAATCGGCATGCCCACCAACCATGCGGTTCATCCGCCTTGCTCAGTCTCCGCGCGCCCTCCCGGTCCCGGGGGTCCATGGCGAAACGGTAAAGCTTCGCCAGCGCTGCCGGCCCGATATATTCCGGATCGGTGCCGTTGACCGGGCATGCACTGTAGCAGGCGGCGCACATGATGCAATTGGTGTACCTTTCCAGCTCCTTCACCGCTTCCGCCGTCATCAAGGATTCCTTTTCCCCAGTGTTCATGGACAACAAGGTAGGTCCGACCTTACGGTATTTGGCATAGAAACCATCCATGTCCACTATCAGGTCCTTCAGCACGGCCATGTTGGGTAGGGGTTCGATCAACGCTTCCTGCTTCGGGTCCCAGCCTTCCGTTGGCACGATCGATGCCGAAGGGGCCAGCCGCAAAGGCGCCTCTCCCACCAGGCCTGCCATCTGGGTTCTGCAGGCTAGTCTCGGAACCTTGTTGATCAGCATGGCGCAGCTTCCGCACACCGCACCGCGGCACGAATAGCGGAATGATAGTGAATCGTCCTGACGGTCATGGATCTGGAATAGGGCGTCCAGCACGGTCATGCCTTGACGCTCCTCGACCTCGTACACCCGG
The window above is part of the Methanomassiliicoccales archaeon genome. Proteins encoded here:
- a CDS encoding succinate dehydrogenase/fumarate reductase iron-sulfur subunit, with translation MKIRVFRKALGQNASYRVYEVEERQGMTVLDALFQIHDRQDDSLSFRYSCRGAVCGSCAMLINKVPRLACRTQMAGLVGEAPLRLAPSASIVPTEGWDPKQEALIEPLPNMAVLKDLIVDMDGFYAKYRKVGPTLLSMNTGEKESLMTAEAVKELERYTNCIMCAACYSACPVNGTDPEYIGPAALAKLYRFAMDPRDREGARRLSKADEPHGWWACRFYTNCNKVCPKDVPPNVAIGKARQDLMNRKKGTEGKA